In Chitinophaga sp. H8, the sequence CGGAGATCTCTGCCATTTCCTGGTAACTGAGGTCTTCCAGGTACAAGGTAATCAGGGCCTTTTCTCCATCATCCAGCTGCTGGAGGGCATTAAAAAACTGTTCCTGCTGGAGGTGGAGGCTATCTCCGGAAGTATCTGGAATATCTTCCGGCAAACTGGCCCCGTAAATGATGGGAGGCTTCCGTTTCCGAAAAGCAGCCATGGCAGTGTTTAAGGCAATGCGGTACATCCAGGAGGTTATCTTGGATGCCCCTTTGAAACCAGGGTAGGACTTCCACAGTTGAAAGATGATTTCCTGGAACAGATCCTCCCGGTCTTCTTGCTGATCCCTGTACAGCCGGCAGATTTTATGCAGGATGGCCTGGTGCTGATGAAGGAGCTGTAAAAAATCCTGTTCACTCATGTCCTGCTGTTTTATGGAAAGTAACAAGGATACCACGCTGTACGATGGTAAATGTGATAATGCAAATATTATACATAGGCAGTTATGTTTTGCTTTATTAGTTGCATAAAAAGGTAAAAACTTACAACCATAGCAAAAAAACGGGTAGGATGGGGGGAAATAAGCCAAGGCTTATGCCGGACAGTGGGGCAACAAGGGACGTGGAAAAGAGGGGAGATAATCCCGATATACTTTGATAGAAATATACTGGTTACAGGCTGACGGCTTTTGCTGCCAGCGGGTGATAATGGTCCGTTAATACCGCTTAGTATACGGTAGCAGGTGTTTGTTCGGCCATCAGATCAGCTATGCGGTGCGGACCGGTAATAATATCCGCTTTGAGATCGCTTAAAATTGAATACAGCCCAAAATAGGTCCTGTTGATGTATAAAGAATGGCGGGAGCCGCGGGCTACCTTTGATTCTTTTATTTCTTTCAACCCATAGAGATAATCCATATAATCGTAGATTTCCCGGAAATAGGCTTCATTACCAAAATCAAAACGTTCCTGGGTAAAAGGCAGGGTAAGCAGGTCGATCATCTGCTGAAAAAGACCGGAAAAGAAAGTGATCTCTTTTTCTGTATCAGTGGGATGGATCATTTCCAGGTTGGTATAAATCTCCCGGCGTTGCACTTCGTCTTTTAGTATTTCCTTGTCTACCAGTTTAAAGTAATTCACATAGAAGTGTTCCGGGATCTCTTTCACACAGCCAAAGTCAAAAATACCTACGGTACCATCTTCCCGCATCAGGAAATTACCGGGATGCGGATCGGCATGTACTTTTCTGAGCTGGTGTACCTGGAACTGGTAAAAGTCCCAGAGGGCCTGACCTATTTTGTTACGCGCTTCCTGGGAAGGGTTTTGCAATAAAAATTCTTTCAGATGCTGTCCCTCCAGCCAGTCCATCGTAATGATACGGTCACTGGATAGGGCAGGGTAATAGCCGGGAAACACCAGGTTGGGAATATGAGCACACTGCCCGGACAGTTCCACGGAACGTTGCAGCTCCAGTTTGTAATCTGTTTCTTCCAGCAGTTTACTTTCTATCTCGTCAAAGTATTTGTCCATATCTACTTCATTCATACCTACGATGCGGATGGCAAAAGGTTTTACAAGACGGAGATCAGACTTCACACTATTGGCTACCCCGGGGTATTGTATTTTTACGGCCAGTGGGTTGCCCCATTTCCAGGCTTTGTGTACCTGGCCAATAGAGGCAGCATTGGCGGCTTTGAGTTCAAATTTATCATACAGCTGGGTAGGTGATTGCCCCAGTGTTTTCATGAAGGTATTTATTACCAGTGGGCCGGATAAGGGAGGGGCACTGTATTGCGACATGGCGAATTTATCAGAGTAAGCTTTGGGAAGCATACCTTTATCCATGCTCAGCATCTGCGCTACTTTTAAGGCACTGCCTTTCAGGCTGCTCAGGGTGTCGTATATATCGGCGGCATTGTCCTCATGTAATGCATCCTTGTTGATGGAGGGATCCATGAGTTTGCGCGTATAATGTTTGATATAATTGGTTCCTACTTTCAGTCCGGTTGTAACAAAGCGTCCCGCCCTCTCTACCTTGGTGGTAGGAATGTTCGATTGTTCCTTCATGTCGGTATCCTCCTTATTTTCTGGTAAAAATGAACTTCCCGAAATCCAGCAAGCTGTCTATCGTATTGGAACTGATAAGCTGAAAACTGAGCGCTACTGCTTTTTCAATGGCGGCATCTGTCATTTCAAAACCTTCGCTGGTATCATCAATCCAGTATTTGAGCACAAAAAGCGCCTGCAGCCAGAAGCCGTGTACGTATTTGTCAGATACATACTTGCGCTCCTTGATCTCGTTAGACAGATAACCTTCTTTGACCAGGTTGCCGGCATATACCAGGAAGGCCCGGCGAAACAGTTCCAGTTTCTCGCGGTGCAGGGTGGGGAAAGCAGACCTGCTATGCAGCTGCAGGATATAGCTCCTGTTTTCCTTCAGCTTTTGTACCCATAAAAAATAGAAGGCCAGCAGCTTTTCCTGTGCAGCATATTGCTGATAGGTTTCATCTTCCTGCAACTGATTTACAGTGTCCTGGAAAATAGCTAACCAGATATCTTTTTCTATGGCTTCAAAGGAAGCATAATAGTCATAGAAAGTGGATTCCGGAAGGTCCAGTGTTTTGCAGAATGCAAAAACGGAAACAGGTTTTTTACCATGTTCCAGCAGGTATAATTTATAGGCTTCGCGGATCTGATTTTTGTCCATAACGAACGATTTTTAAGATGGGTATTTTTATGACTAAAGGGCAAACAGGTTCCAGAATACGAAATTACGTCACCTGAGCATATAACGGTGATTATTTCCTGCAATTTCACATTTGTTTAAGTAAAAAAAGGGCCAATCCAGTTAGGATCAGCCCTCTTTAACACTAAATGTTGGCTTCAACTATTTTGTTTCCAGCAACTTGAAGAACTGGTCAAGCTGAGGAAGGATCACAATGCGGGTACGACGGTTGGCTGCACGGCCTTCCGGTGTATCATTGCTCGCTACCGGGATGTATTCACTTCTACCCGCAGCGGTAATACGGGCGGGAGCAATACCATACTGGTTTTGTAATACCCGGGTAATGGCAGTAGCACGTTTTACACTCAGATCCCAGTTGTCCAGCAATACGCCGGATTTGTAAGGATTGGAGTCGGTATGACCTTCTACCATGAATTCAATATCCGGTTGGTTATTCAACACCTTGGCCACCTTACCCAATACTTCACTGGCGCGGTCGGTGATGTTGTAGCTACCGCTTTTAAACAGCAGTTTGTCGGAAATGTCGATATACACCACTCCCTTTTCTACCTTGATGTTGATATCCTGATCGTCCAGGTTACCGATAGCACCCTTCAGGTTCATTACCAGGGCCATATTCAGGGAATCTTTCCGGGCAATCGCTGATTGCAGGTTCTGGATGTAGGCATCCTTGGCGCCGATATTATCCAGTGATTTCTTGATACTTTCTGCCTGTGAGTTGGAGATCACAGAAAGGTCTTTCAGCTGATTGAGCATCTGACTGTTGTTGCCCTTCAGTGCTTCCATCTGCTCTAATAATGATTTGATACGTGCTTCATAAGAGTTTTTAGCATCTCTTCCATTCTGTTCGCAATCCCGCAACTTGCCTTGTAAATCCGAGTAATTACCGTTCAGCTGGGCATATCTGGCTTCAGATGCCTTAAACTTCTTCGTACTTACGCAGGAAAACAATACCATAGAAAATGGCACGACAAATAATAAATGCTTAAGTTTCATATAGCTGTTGTTTGTTATTTAATGGTTACTGCCCGTAATTCTGCCAAAATCAAGCCATGTTTATTTCACTTCCACGAATTAAGAAACTATTTGGCAATTCCGGCATTAGATTTTTCTAATCACAAACGGAAGTCTTGCGTGTGTATATGCTTAAAGCATTGACCAGCAAAGAGTACCAGGTTTGTGTGGTATAGGATGATGCAAAAAAGATAGGACAAAATTAACACTTCCTTAGGAGGTGAAATATGATATAAATCAAGGGAGAGGAATAAATAAAAATGGGCACCTTATCCTTATAAATGAGTGAAAAAAATAATAATATAAGCTGCAAAGCCGGTATAAACGCTGATTACTCCTCCTCCTCCAATTTGCGGCAAATAATATGTATCATTGTTTAAAAATGTGTAAGTTTGTCGTTTAGGAATTGTTCAATGCTGCCACTCCCACGTTATGCCTTTGCATTTGATTGATAGCACATATTATTTGGTATGCTTTTAAAGCCGGTCTATAGCGATATGGAGCTGCTTCAAAAGATAGCGCTAGGAGATGAGCATGCCTTTTCCCTGTTCTATTATAGGTACAACAAAACAATTTATCTTTTTGCTTACCGTATTCTTGATTCGGAAGCATTGGCTGAGGAGCTGATGCAGGAAATCATGTTGAAGATATGGATGATGGGGGATGAGCTGCTCCGGATAGAACATGTTGGTAATTACCTGCGTGTCATGTGCAGAAACCGTTGTTACAACCAATTGCGGCAGTTAAGACGTGAAGCCGGTAAAAATAAAATGGCAGCGGCAGACTGGCAGGAAGGGAGCAATGAAACCGAAGAAAGTATCTTCTTAAACGATGCCAGGAACCTGCTGGAAGAGGCTATTGCCAGGTTACCTGCACAGCAGCGTGAGGTATATAACCTGTGCCAGATCCAGGGTCTTAAATACGAAGAAGCTGCCAGTAAGCTCAATATTTCTGTTTTAACTGTACAATCTTACATGAAAATCGCCCTGCGCTCCGTACGGAACACCATGCGCAATACCATGCGAAACTACACCGGGATCACAGTCATACTGACCATCTTAAAACTCTTTTAACCCGCTTTAAATTTATTTTGTGTCCTATACCCCCGATGCCATGTTAGGTGGTGTCTTTTAAGTAATGGAACCAAATAGAATTATACTGCTATACCAAAAAATCAAACGAAAAACCGCTTCTGAAGAAGAACAGCGGGAGTTTGACCAGTTGTTACAAGATGAACAGGCGGAAGAAGCCCTTAAAATGTATTGGGACCAGCAATGGCCCGAAGTGTTGGCGGAAGATAAGTCTGCTTTACAGATCCGTAATGAACAGGAAATCCTCCATAACATCCTTGCCCAGCGTGTACTTCCTGATAGCAAAGCAAGCCATAAAAAATCCAGTACCTATAAATACCTGGCTGCTGCAGCCAGCATCCTGCTCATCGTAGCTACGGGGCTATTCTTTTTCCTGCAGCGTAATACCTTGCCACAACATCAGGCTGATACAGCCTATACCATTGTACCCGGAAAAAATAGTGCTACGCTTACCCTCGCCAATGGGAAAAAAATCTTCCTTTCTGATGCTGCAAATGGCGAGCTGGCAAAAGAGGCTGGTGTAAAGATCTCAAAATCTGCCGGTGGGCAAATCATTTACGAAATTATAGGGGGGGCAGCGGGTAACACCGATCAATGGAATGCCCTTTCTACCTCAAATGGAGAAACTTATCGGATACGGTTACCCGATCAGAGTGAGGTTTGGCTTAATTCGGCTTCTACGCTTAAGTATCCGGTAAGCTTTGCCAATCGCGCCAATAGAAAGGTGGAGCTGATCGGAGAGGCGTATTTTGAGATTGCAAAAGATATGAAACACCCTTTTATTGTAGAAAGTAAAGCACAGCAGATCGCGGTTTTAGGTACGCATTTTAATGTGAATGCTTATGACAATGAAGACCATACAAAAACAACATTAATAGAAGGCAGTGTAAAGGTGCAAAGCCTCAGCTCAACCCAAACCCCGGCACAGGTGATCCTAAAGCCCGGACAACAAGCTATTTTGACCAATCAGGTGTTCAGTGTGCAGCAGGCAGACATCGAGGAAGCCATCGCCTGGAAAATGGGCTTCTTTAAATTCAGGGACGAAAATATCCAGAGCATCATGCGCAAAGTAGCACGCTGGTACAACGTAGAGGTAGTATACAAAGGAGAAATTCCACAAAGCGGATTAGAAGGTACCGTTTCACGTTATCAGGACATCACCCGGTTATTAGACATGTTACAATCTACCGGACTGGTAAAATTCAAGGTCAGCCAAAACAAAATTATAGTCAGCCAGTAACCAAATATATTAACCAAAATTTTAAAGAGATATGAAAATAAAAGCTATGTGACTTTGTTTACGGAAGCTTAGTGCAATAAAAAACGTGAAAGTGTGTCACCACTTCCACGTTAATAGGCCTGGGCTATTCAATACCTGGATTCTATCCGTATAAAATACTAGAAAAGAAATCTTGAATAAACCCAAACAACCAAAAGTATGAATTTAAATGCTTTTATCAAGCTAGTTATGCACATAACTGGCCGATATAAAAAAATATTATCAGTTATGAGGATAACTGTATTGCTATTGCTGATGGGGCTCATGCAGGTAAGTGCTAAAAGCGTTGCACAGCGGATCAACCTGTCGGTACAGAATGCCAATATGCAGGATGTCATTGAACAGTTGAGAAAACAAAGCGGCTACAATTTTTTGTATATTAAAAAAGAGGTGCTCAGCAGGGCTAAACCTGTTACGGAAGAGCTCATTGAGGCTACCATAGAGGAGGCCCTCAACAAGATTTTTGCCGTGCAGCCCCTGATTTATCAGATCAAGGACAAAACTGTGATCATCAAACCCTCGGCAGATAAACCGGTTATAAAGGTGCAGCAAAAAAGCATTACCGGTAGTGTAACAGATGAAAAAGGCGAAATACTGATCGGGGTATCTATTTTGGTAAAGGGAACCCAGACAGGTACCGTTACCGATGCGCAGGGAAAATATACGATTGCGGCCAACTCCGGATCTGTATTGGTGTTTAGGTATATCGGCTACCAGACGCAGGAAGTTACCGTAGGTTCGGAAAATCCAATCAATGTATCGCTGCTCGCAGTGCCCGGTGGGCTGGATGAAGTAGTCGTTATTGCTTATGGTACGCAAAAGAAAGAAACGGTTACCGGCGCAATAGCTTCCATCCGGACCAGAGAAATTAAACAAAGCCCGGCAGCCAACTTAGCCGTAACCCTGGCCGGAAGATTACCCGGCCTAACCTCCATTCAGCGGAGTGGTCAGCCAGGGCGGGATATCACGCAGCTGTTTATCAGGGGACAGGGAACAATAAATGCCCAAAGCCCGATCATCCTGGTAGATGGTATTGAACGCGACCTGACGTATATTGATCCTAATGAGGTAGAGTCTATTACCATTTTAAAGGATGCCTCCTCTACCGCCATTTTTGGGGTGAGGGGTGCCAATGGGGTTATTCTGGTGACAACAAAACGGGGTACCTCCGAAGAGCCTGAAATCAACTTTGTTGCAGAAGCCGGCGCACAAGACTTTCCACGTTTCATCACTCCGGTCAATGCCTACGACTTTGCCTCCCTGAGAAATCTCGCATTGACCAACGATGGCCTGCCTGCTGAATATTCTGCAGACGCGCTGAAATATTATAAAAGTCAGGAAGATCTCTTACGTTATGCTAATACAGACTGGCGTAAACTGCTGGTTAAAAACTATTCTTATCAGCAACGCTATAACCTGAATGTTTCGGGAGCAAGTAAAAACACCAGGTATTTTGTAAATGCCGGCTACCTGAACCAGGGCGGACAGTTCAATACTGAAAGAGATCTCAACTATGATCCAAGCTTTAAACTCAACCGCTACAATTTCAGATCTAATATTGATATTCAGCTTAACAAAAATCTGAAAGCATTTCTAAATGTGGCCGGTTACCTGGAGCAACGCAACAGTCCTTATGCTGTAGGGGGGGATAACCCGATAGACTGGATCATTTACTTTATGAACCGTATGCCTGCAGTGGTGCCAGGACCGCTTACCCCCGATGGGCAGGTTATTACCTATTCGGATATTGATCATCCTGCCTATGGCCTGATTAACCGTTCCGGTTATACCCAGCAAAAAAGAAGTAACGTATTGGCCACCTACGGTATGGAACAAAATCTTGATTTTATTACCAAAGGATTATCTGTAAAGGCGATCGTTTCATTTGATGCCCGCACCGTGAATAATCTGGAAGCTACCAGGAAATACGAAAAGTATATACAGATCATTAACCCTAACCTGCAGGGAGTTGATGGCAGGGACAGTGTTTATTACCGGCCATTCAACAATGACCAGAATACCCCTTTAACTATTGGCGGCGGACGAAGCTTTGAAACGCTCTCTAATTTTCAGGGGTTTGTAAATTATGCCAAAACTATCGGTAAGCACGATTTGTCGGGTATGTTACTGTACCAGCAACAAAATAATATTATCAATAACGAATTGCCCTTCAAATTAATGGGGATGGCTGCCCGTGTTACTTATGGCTATAATGCCAGGTATTTCCTGGAATTTAATGCAGGGTACAATGGTTCAGAACAGTTTGCAGCAGGACAGCGTTTTGGATTCTTTCCAGCCGTTTCTGCCAGTTGGCTCATTTCTAATGAATCCTTCCTGCATGACAATTCAATATTCAATTTGCTGAAATTGAGAGGTTCTTTTGGTAAAGTGGGCAACGACCGTATCGGCAACCGGAGGTTCTTATACCTCGATGATATCCAGGTGGTAGGTGGTGGCTTTTCCGGAAGCCTGGGCAATGGACAGACCATCAATTATAACCTCCTGAAAAATGCGCAGTTACAATGGGAGGTGGCCAAAAAATATAACCTGGGTTTAGAAGTTGGTTTATTTAACCAGTTTAACCTGGTGGCTGATGTGTTTTATGAGAAGAGAGATAATATCCTGCGCAACAGAGGTATCATCCCTGAACTCAATGGCCTTCCAATGGAGGTATTGCCACCAGTCAATATTGGTGTGGTAGAAAACAAAGGATATGAAATAGAACTGAATTACAAAAAAGCCTTTAGCAAAGACCTGTCATTGCTGGCCCGTATCAACCTGAACTATGCAACGAACCGCCAAATTTATGCGGATGAGCCTTTGCTGCCGCAAGACTACGCCTACCGGTACAGAGAAACTGACTACCGGATCGGGCAGATGTTCGGGTACATTGTAGACGGGTATTTCGCTGATCAGAACGACATCGCCAAATCTCCGGTACAAAATGTGGGCGGACATGAATCCAGGCCCGGTGACTTTAAATACAAAGACCTGAACAATGATGGTGTTATCAACGAACGCGATATAGCTCCTATCGGCTATTCCAACGTTCCGGAATACCAATATGGTGCGGCGTTTAACCTGACCTACAAAGGATTGGATTTTAGCGTCCTGTTCCAGGGCATTTCAAATGTTTCCAACTACTACAGCGATCAGGGTGTTTTTGGGGATAAAAATTATGTAGCCAGGCACCTGGAAAGCTGGACTGCAGAACGTGCTGCCAGCGGAATGCCTATCAATTATCCCCGCCTTTCTACACAGGCTAATCCTAATGAAAGGCCAAATTCTTTTTTTATTCTCAACGCAAGCTACCTGCGCTTAAAAAATATGGAAATAGGCTACACTTTCCCTGCCAGATGGAGCAAGGCAATCGGCGCAAAACGTTTGCGTATTTACGCCAACGGTCTCAATCTCCTTACCTGGGATAAACTACCTACCAAAGAGTTTGATCCGGAGCTGACAAACAGTCGCGTTTACCCGATTACAAGGCTCTATAATTGGGGCGTAAACTTCACATTTTAATCAGTAACCAAGATGAAACATATTTTAAGCATTTTTATGTTGCTTGCCTTACTGGCAACAGGCTGTACTAAAAATTACCTGAACATCACACCCGATGGCAGGACCACACTCGATGATATATTTAAAGATGAGAAACGCACCGAGGCATACCTGAACAGGGTATACGGACAGATGCCCAGCTACTTCTGGAAATACGGCTTTTTTGATTTTCTGGCTCCTTTTTCTGACGAAGCTTATGCTTACAGCGGGGCAGTAATGGGTTGGTCAGCCGGGGTGCTGAATTCCGGTGGTAACCCTTTACATACCCACCAGGAGCGAGGTAAAGGTGCTTATCATTATGGCACCTTCTGGGCCGGAATCCGGGATGCCAATATGTTCCTTGAAAATGTAGCAACGGCCAATATCCCAAGCGCCGGCAACCGGGCACGTTTTCGGGGTGAAGCCCAAATGTTAAGGGCTTTTTATTTCTGGGAACTCATAAAAGAATATGGCCCAATGCCGATAGTGACTGCTCCATTTACCAATGATTTTGATTATACTTCCCTGAAGCGTCCTACCTTCCAGGAATGTGTTGATTTCATTGTGAAAGAATGCGATGAAGTCATTGCCAACGACAATATACCTGTACGTATCACGATAGAAGCGGAGCGCGGACGATTTACCAAGGCGGTTGCCTATGCTGTAAAATCTCAGGCATTGCTGTACAATGCGAGCCCTTTATGGAATAGCGGTAACGACAAAAGTAAATGGGAAGCAGCATCGCTGGCCGCTCAAAGTGCCATCAATGCGCTGACTACGCAAGGTTATACTTTGGTGGATAATTATGGGGATTACTTTTTAAGTAAAACTGACATCAGTAGTTCACCGAGAGATAAAGAAACTATTTATGAAATATTTGAACCCCAGATAGATCCGGTATTCAGCATCATCAACAGTATACCCAGTAAGCCGGGAATGTTTAAAGTAGGGGCCACCCCTACGCAGGAACTGGTAGACAGTTACGACATGCAGGCTACAGGCGAACCCATCATTACAGGTTATCAGGATGCTGATCATACCCAACCGATCCTCAATCCGGCATCCGGATATAATCCTGCACAGCCCTATGAGGGACGCGATCCCAGATTTTACGCAACGGTATGGTACAATGGTGCTGTGTATGATAACATAGGAGGAAGTCCACATATCATGGAAACCTATGTAGGGGGGACCGATCAGCTATTGAAAGCACCTATAGGCTGGGCATTTACCCGGACCGGTTACTATTTGCGTAAATTCATTGACCCCCGTTTGCAATCTGGCCAGCCAGAAGATACCCGCTTTAAAAAATACCGTTTGGCAGAGCTTTACCTTAACCTTGCCGAAGCTGAAAATGAAGCTCATGGGCCAACAAATATCGCCCGGGAGGCCGTGAGGAAAATAAGGGCCAGAGTGAATATGCCTGATTTTCCGGCTAACTTATCACAGCAGCAGTTTCAGGAGCGTGTCCGTAAAGAACGCAGGGTAGAACTGGCTTTTGAAGAGCATCGCTTCTGGGATGTACGCAGATGGAAAATACTAAACCAGACGGATAAACTGGTGACCGGTATGGAAATCATCAAACAACCCGACAATAGCTTTACCTATTCACGTTTCGTAACCGAGCGCAGAAATGCATGGAGTGATAAATTCCTGATCTTACCGATACCGATTAAGGAAACTGCCATCATTCCGGATTTTAATCTCAACCAGAATCCCGGTTGGTAAAGCCCGTTTTCAAAGTATGTAAACTTAAATAAGATCATTATGTTTTCCATAAACCTTTATGTCAGCTTTATGCTTTTAGCTGCGTCCATTTTGGGCTGCAATAAAAACCTGGTAGAAAATAAAGAGACAATTGAAGTAAAGGAGGGGCAAAATAACGGGGGCCAATTACTAACGCCGGCGGAGGAACGTTATATCGTTTTTTTTCTGACCAATACCAGTGTTGACCAGGCCGATAGTGAAAATATAGGAAGAGATGCCAATCCGGCCTATACTTTTGTAGGAGAGCTGCCGCATATTTTTGGTCCGATAACTGCTGATGCCCCCTACAAGTATGCATTTGGATTATCAGGGCCTATGCTTTTAACCCAATCGGTTCAACAAATGCAATACCAGGTGAATAAAGCCTTTGATATTGCAGAAAAATACAACGTACCGGTATATTTTCAGTTGGATGACATCAACAATTACACCGTTGAATTTGGGAGTGATGCAACTCCTAAATTTTAT encodes:
- a CDS encoding OmpA/MotB family protein, translated to MKLKHLLFVVPFSMVLFSCVSTKKFKASEARYAQLNGNYSDLQGKLRDCEQNGRDAKNSYEARIKSLLEQMEALKGNNSQMLNQLKDLSVISNSQAESIKKSLDNIGAKDAYIQNLQSAIARKDSLNMALVMNLKGAIGNLDDQDINIKVEKGVVYIDISDKLLFKSGSYNITDRASEVLGKVAKVLNNQPDIEFMVEGHTDSNPYKSGVLLDNWDLSVKRATAITRVLQNQYGIAPARITAAGRSEYIPVASNDTPEGRAANRRTRIVILPQLDQFFKLLETK
- a CDS encoding FecR domain-containing protein, which produces MEPNRIILLYQKIKRKTASEEEQREFDQLLQDEQAEEALKMYWDQQWPEVLAEDKSALQIRNEQEILHNILAQRVLPDSKASHKKSSTYKYLAAAASILLIVATGLFFFLQRNTLPQHQADTAYTIVPGKNSATLTLANGKKIFLSDAANGELAKEAGVKISKSAGGQIIYEIIGGAAGNTDQWNALSTSNGETYRIRLPDQSEVWLNSASTLKYPVSFANRANRKVELIGEAYFEIAKDMKHPFIVESKAQQIAVLGTHFNVNAYDNEDHTKTTLIEGSVKVQSLSSTQTPAQVILKPGQQAILTNQVFSVQQADIEEAIAWKMGFFKFRDENIQSIMRKVARWYNVEVVYKGEIPQSGLEGTVSRYQDITRLLDMLQSTGLVKFKVSQNKIIVSQ
- a CDS encoding RagB/SusD family nutrient uptake outer membrane protein translates to MKHILSIFMLLALLATGCTKNYLNITPDGRTTLDDIFKDEKRTEAYLNRVYGQMPSYFWKYGFFDFLAPFSDEAYAYSGAVMGWSAGVLNSGGNPLHTHQERGKGAYHYGTFWAGIRDANMFLENVATANIPSAGNRARFRGEAQMLRAFYFWELIKEYGPMPIVTAPFTNDFDYTSLKRPTFQECVDFIVKECDEVIANDNIPVRITIEAERGRFTKAVAYAVKSQALLYNASPLWNSGNDKSKWEAASLAAQSAINALTTQGYTLVDNYGDYFLSKTDISSSPRDKETIYEIFEPQIDPVFSIINSIPSKPGMFKVGATPTQELVDSYDMQATGEPIITGYQDADHTQPILNPASGYNPAQPYEGRDPRFYATVWYNGAVYDNIGGSPHIMETYVGGTDQLLKAPIGWAFTRTGYYLRKFIDPRLQSGQPEDTRFKKYRLAELYLNLAEAENEAHGPTNIAREAVRKIRARVNMPDFPANLSQQQFQERVRKERRVELAFEEHRFWDVRRWKILNQTDKLVTGMEIIKQPDNSFTYSRFVTERRNAWSDKFLILPIPIKETAIIPDFNLNQNPGW
- a CDS encoding SusC/RagA family TonB-linked outer membrane protein is translated as MRITVLLLLMGLMQVSAKSVAQRINLSVQNANMQDVIEQLRKQSGYNFLYIKKEVLSRAKPVTEELIEATIEEALNKIFAVQPLIYQIKDKTVIIKPSADKPVIKVQQKSITGSVTDEKGEILIGVSILVKGTQTGTVTDAQGKYTIAANSGSVLVFRYIGYQTQEVTVGSENPINVSLLAVPGGLDEVVVIAYGTQKKETVTGAIASIRTREIKQSPAANLAVTLAGRLPGLTSIQRSGQPGRDITQLFIRGQGTINAQSPIILVDGIERDLTYIDPNEVESITILKDASSTAIFGVRGANGVILVTTKRGTSEEPEINFVAEAGAQDFPRFITPVNAYDFASLRNLALTNDGLPAEYSADALKYYKSQEDLLRYANTDWRKLLVKNYSYQQRYNLNVSGASKNTRYFVNAGYLNQGGQFNTERDLNYDPSFKLNRYNFRSNIDIQLNKNLKAFLNVAGYLEQRNSPYAVGGDNPIDWIIYFMNRMPAVVPGPLTPDGQVITYSDIDHPAYGLINRSGYTQQKRSNVLATYGMEQNLDFITKGLSVKAIVSFDARTVNNLEATRKYEKYIQIINPNLQGVDGRDSVYYRPFNNDQNTPLTIGGGRSFETLSNFQGFVNYAKTIGKHDLSGMLLYQQQNNIINNELPFKLMGMAARVTYGYNARYFLEFNAGYNGSEQFAAGQRFGFFPAVSASWLISNESFLHDNSIFNLLKLRGSFGKVGNDRIGNRRFLYLDDIQVVGGGFSGSLGNGQTINYNLLKNAQLQWEVAKKYNLGLEVGLFNQFNLVADVFYEKRDNILRNRGIIPELNGLPMEVLPPVNIGVVENKGYEIELNYKKAFSKDLSLLARINLNYATNRQIYADEPLLPQDYAYRYRETDYRIGQMFGYIVDGYFADQNDIAKSPVQNVGGHESRPGDFKYKDLNNDGVINERDIAPIGYSNVPEYQYGAAFNLTYKGLDFSVLFQGISNVSNYYSDQGVFGDKNYVARHLESWTAERAASGMPINYPRLSTQANPNERPNSFFILNASYLRLKNMEIGYTFPARWSKAIGAKRLRIYANGLNLLTWDKLPTKEFDPELTNSRVYPITRLYNWGVNFTF
- a CDS encoding TetR/AcrR family transcriptional regulator; the encoded protein is MDKNQIREAYKLYLLEHGKKPVSVFAFCKTLDLPESTFYDYYASFEAIEKDIWLAIFQDTVNQLQEDETYQQYAAQEKLLAFYFLWVQKLKENRSYILQLHSRSAFPTLHREKLELFRRAFLVYAGNLVKEGYLSNEIKERKYVSDKYVHGFWLQALFVLKYWIDDTSEGFEMTDAAIEKAVALSFQLISSNTIDSLLDFGKFIFTRK
- a CDS encoding ABC1 kinase family protein, giving the protein MKEQSNIPTTKVERAGRFVTTGLKVGTNYIKHYTRKLMDPSINKDALHEDNAADIYDTLSSLKGSALKVAQMLSMDKGMLPKAYSDKFAMSQYSAPPLSGPLVINTFMKTLGQSPTQLYDKFELKAANAASIGQVHKAWKWGNPLAVKIQYPGVANSVKSDLRLVKPFAIRIVGMNEVDMDKYFDEIESKLLEETDYKLELQRSVELSGQCAHIPNLVFPGYYPALSSDRIITMDWLEGQHLKEFLLQNPSQEARNKIGQALWDFYQFQVHQLRKVHADPHPGNFLMREDGTVGIFDFGCVKEIPEHFYVNYFKLVDKEILKDEVQRREIYTNLEMIHPTDTEKEITFFSGLFQQMIDLLTLPFTQERFDFGNEAYFREIYDYMDYLYGLKEIKESKVARGSRHSLYINRTYFGLYSILSDLKADIITGPHRIADLMAEQTPATVY
- a CDS encoding RNA polymerase sigma factor; this translates as MSEQDFLQLLHQHQAILHKICRLYRDQQEDREDLFQEIIFQLWKSYPGFKGASKITSWMYRIALNTAMAAFRKRKPPIIYGASLPEDIPDTSGDSLHLQQEQFFNALQQLDDGEKALITLYLEDLSYQEMAEISGINENYIGVKLNRIKTKIKTILNLPTHERR
- a CDS encoding RNA polymerase sigma factor — encoded protein: MELLQKIALGDEHAFSLFYYRYNKTIYLFAYRILDSEALAEELMQEIMLKIWMMGDELLRIEHVGNYLRVMCRNRCYNQLRQLRREAGKNKMAAADWQEGSNETEESIFLNDARNLLEEAIARLPAQQREVYNLCQIQGLKYEEAASKLNISVLTVQSYMKIALRSVRNTMRNTMRNYTGITVILTILKLF